From the genome of Turicibacter faecis, one region includes:
- the eno gene encoding phosphopyruvate hydratase produces MPYIADVYAREVLDSRGNPTVEVEVTTESGSFGRALVPSGASTGIYEAVELRDGDKSRYLGKGVLNAVKNVNEVIAPALVGMDVTDQCGIDRLMIELDGTKNKGKLGANAILGVSMAVAHAAADFVGLPLYRYLGGFNSKELPTPMMNIINGGEHADNNIDFQEFMIMPVGAPTFKEAIRMGAEVFHALKSVLHGMGLNTAVGDEGGFAPNLESNEAAIKVILEAIEKAGYVPGKDVMIAMDVASSEFYKDGKYVLAGEGGKVFTSEELCDFYAELCSKYPIISIEDGLDQDDWAGWDYLTKKIGDKVQLVGDDFFVTNTERLAEGIEKNVANSILIKVNQIGTLTETFEAIEMAKKAGYTAVVSHRSGETEDATIADIAVATNAGQIKTGSMSRTDRIAKYNQLLRIEDELGEQAVYNGVKSFYNLKK; encoded by the coding sequence CTGATGTATATGCTCGCGAAGTATTAGATTCTCGCGGAAATCCTACTGTTGAAGTAGAAGTAACAACTGAAAGTGGATCATTCGGACGTGCTTTAGTACCATCTGGAGCTTCTACTGGAATTTATGAAGCAGTTGAATTACGTGATGGAGATAAATCACGTTACTTAGGAAAAGGTGTTTTAAACGCTGTTAAAAACGTTAACGAAGTTATCGCTCCTGCTTTAGTTGGTATGGACGTTACTGACCAATGTGGAATTGACCGTTTAATGATCGAATTAGACGGAACTAAAAACAAAGGAAAATTAGGAGCTAACGCAATCTTAGGTGTATCTATGGCTGTTGCTCATGCTGCTGCTGACTTTGTTGGATTACCATTATACCGTTACTTAGGTGGATTCAACTCTAAAGAATTACCAACTCCAATGATGAACATCATCAATGGTGGAGAACATGCAGACAACAACATCGACTTCCAAGAGTTCATGATTATGCCTGTTGGAGCTCCAACATTTAAAGAAGCTATCCGTATGGGAGCTGAAGTATTCCATGCATTAAAATCAGTATTACACGGTATGGGATTAAACACTGCAGTTGGTGATGAAGGTGGATTCGCTCCAAACTTAGAATCAAACGAAGCTGCTATCAAAGTTATCTTAGAAGCTATCGAAAAAGCTGGATATGTTCCAGGTAAAGACGTAATGATCGCTATGGACGTTGCTTCATCTGAGTTCTACAAAGATGGAAAATACGTTTTAGCTGGAGAAGGTGGAAAAGTATTCACTTCTGAAGAATTATGTGATTTCTACGCTGAATTATGCTCTAAATATCCAATCATCTCAATCGAAGACGGTTTAGACCAAGACGACTGGGCTGGATGGGATTATTTAACTAAAAAAATCGGAGATAAAGTGCAATTAGTTGGAGACGATTTCTTCGTAACTAACACTGAGCGTTTAGCTGAAGGTATCGAGAAAAACGTTGCAAACTCTATCTTAATCAAAGTTAACCAAATCGGTACATTAACTGAAACTTTCGAAGCTATTGAAATGGCTAAGAAAGCTGGATACACTGCAGTTGTATCTCACCGTTCAGGAGAAACTGAAGATGCTACAATCGCTGACATCGCAGTTGCTACAAATGCTGGACAAATCAAAACAGGTTCAATGTCTCGTACTGACCGTATTGCAAAATACAACCAATTATTACGTATCGAAGACGAATTAGGTGAACAAGCTGTTTACAACGGAGTTAAATCATTCTATAACTTAAAAAAA